The window TGACCGCCCGCCAGGCACCAGACTTTCGCACGGTTAGCGATTTTCGGAAGCGCCATCTCACGGCGTTGGGCGAGCTGTTCACGCAAGTGCTCAAGCTATGCCAGAAGGCGGGGTTGGTCACGTTGGGGCATGTCGCGCTCAATGGAACGAAACTCAAGGCCAACGCCTCGAAGCACAAGGCGATGAGTGATGGCCGCATGCAACAGGCCGAAGCGGACCTGGCTGCGACGGTGCAGGGGTGGCTGGAGAAGGCGGAGGCCCTCGATGCCCGAGAAGATGTGGAGTGGGGCCGAGACCGTCGTGGGGATGAACTGCCAGCGTGGAACACGGAGAAACAGCACCGGCTGGAGAAGATTCGGCAGGCGAAGATCGCCTTGGAGGCAGAGGCTCCTGCGACCGCCCAGGCCACGCACACGCGTCGTGCGGGCAATGCCGAGGCTCGGCCTCAGCGCGGCCGCCTGCCCATACACCCGCCAGGCGTCCCTCGGGACAGGGCCCAGCGCAATTTCACCGATCCCGAGAGCCGATTCATGAAGACGACAGAGGGCTTCGTGCAAGGAGACAACGCGCAGGCGGCGGCGGATGCGGCCAGCCAGATCATCGTGGCGCCCCGAGTAACGGCGGCAGCCAACGACCGGCAGCAACTCGCTCCGATGGTGGCCCAGATCAAGCAGAATACCGGTCGGCAGGCACGGGAGTTATCGGCCGATGCTGGACTACAGTTCTGAAGCCAACTTCCGAGAGCTGAATCGGCGTCATATCCATAGTTACGTCACGACGGGTCGGCAACAACACGGGCAGGCCTCGGCCGGCGGAAACCGTCAGGCGAAGACTGGGCTCGAACACGAGCCATGCAGGTGAAGCTGAGACGGGGTGGTCGTCGCAGTCGATATCGGCTGCGCAAGCAGACCGTGGAGCCCGTCTTCGGCCAGATCAAACAGGCGCGTGGGTTTCGGCAGGTGCTGCTGCGGGGGATCGAGAAGGTGACACAGGAGTGGAGTCTGGTGTGCAGCGCCCATAACCTCCTGAAACTGGCGAAGGCCCTCACCAGGTAAGGGTGTGAGCCCGGCACGATTCCGCCTTGAGGTTCAACGCGGCCGAGTTCCTCGGGGCATGTCATCCCGCCCCTTCCCAATGAGAACATCTGAGCAGCTTCTAAGAAAGCCGGCTTTAATCGCTCGTCGGATCATTAATCGGACGGGCTCCTAGGGAGCAAGAATGACCATCGGGCAGACGAGGCGAGACAGATTGCGATTCGTTTTTCTGGCAGCCGACCCCTTTCCTCCAGTTCGCCCAGATGTGATGACCTTGTTTGGTCGGGAGCTTATTCGCCTGGATCATCAGATTACCTGGATACTCACCTCTAAAAATCCAGCTGAGCCGCGGCTGGAATTATTATGGCCCTGTGGTCCGCTATACCTTGGTGGGCGGCGAAGTGGTACCAGTTTTGTAACCAATCTGTATAATCGGTGGCGTGACCTCCTAAACGACCTGAAGCTCATTAAGATTCTCCGAACCGGATCCTTTGATTTCGTGCAGCTGAAAGACAAGTTTCTGGCTGTCATCCCGACGATATTGATCGCCAAGTGGTACAAGACTCCCTTTTTCTATTGGCTCTCATTTCCTTACCCGGAAGAGGCCCAGTATCTTGCCGATGAGAGCCACGGACCGACGAGGTACTACCAGCTGGTACGATACTGGTTATTCAACCTAATTCTCTACAAGATTGCGCTCCCGGCTGCATCACATGTGTTTGTTCAAAGCACCCGCATGAAAACCACTCTTGTAATACACGGCATTTCTCCCGAAAAGATTACTCCTGTGCCAATGGGAGTTTCGTTAGTCGATATTCCTCAGTTAACACCCACTCAAAATACTAATGCCCGAGAGCCAAATCAGCCATACTATTTAGTTTATCTGGGAAGCTTGAGTCATCTCCGAAAGTTGGGATTTCTTTTGCGCGCATTTACTATCATTCAACGCGCAGAGCCAAGGACCCATCTAGTTTTCGTGGGAGGAGGAAATTGTCAGGAAGATGAACATGCTCTGAAGGAAGAGGCCCACGCACTCGGACTTCAGAGTCTCCTCACCATCACCGGTCTACTCCCGCGTCAGGAGGCCTGGGCACATGTCCTGAAGGCCGATGTATGCTTGTCCTACATTCCACCTTCACCAGTTTTTGACGTGGGGAGTCCAACGAAACTAGTCGAATATCTAGCACTCAATAAAGCGGTCGTTGCAAATGACCATCCAGAGCAACGTGAAATTCTGACGCAAAGTGGAGCAGGACTGTGCGTAGCGTCAACCGAACAGGCGTTTGCTGAGGGGGTCCTTCATCTCTTGAGTCATCCTGAAGAAGCCAAATTGATGGCTGAGCGCGGTCGCCCCTATATTGCTTCGAGGCGCGATTATCCTTTGCTTGCTGAAATGCTTGAGCAGAAGTACTTCACAATCCTCCAGCGCCACAGCAATTCTTAGCCCTTGATTCCACAGCGCGAGATCTAGACTATGTTCATCCGAAATGTATTCCATCTCGGCCTTGCAAATGTGGCTGCTCAAGTACTGAGTCTTTTAATTGTTCCGCTGCTTACCCGACTGTACAGTCCGCTGGACTATGGCGCATTCTCAATTTACCTCGCAGTCCTGAGTACTCTGATTCCTATCTCAAGCCTGCGGTTTCATACAGCGATTGCTATCGCAACGAAGTCTGAGGATTCAATGGCGGTATTCATGATCGCCCTGGGCGTGTTGGGTTTTGGAACTACATTTCTATTCCTACTCATCTCACCGATTCTCTATTGGGATGTCTTGCCAGATAAGTGGAGTGGTAGCGGAATTCATGCCTTGCTATGGATATTGCCGCTCAACTTCGCTGCAATTGGGGTGTCTCAATTACTAACGTCCTGGCTCATGACTCATAATGACTATCGTTCTACCGCGGCTGCCCGTGTTGCAGAGTCATTTTCAGATCGGGCAGTTAGCTGTCTCTGCGCACTCTCGTCAATCACACAACATCTCGGCCTCGCCTGGGGACGTCTTCTTGGATCGGTGACGTCAACGTATGTTTT is drawn from Nitrospira sp. ND1 and contains these coding sequences:
- a CDS encoding glycosyltransferase family 4 protein, which gives rise to MTIGQTRRDRLRFVFLAADPFPPVRPDVMTLFGRELIRLDHQITWILTSKNPAEPRLELLWPCGPLYLGGRRSGTSFVTNLYNRWRDLLNDLKLIKILRTGSFDFVQLKDKFLAVIPTILIAKWYKTPFFYWLSFPYPEEAQYLADESHGPTRYYQLVRYWLFNLILYKIALPAASHVFVQSTRMKTTLVIHGISPEKITPVPMGVSLVDIPQLTPTQNTNAREPNQPYYLVYLGSLSHLRKLGFLLRAFTIIQRAEPRTHLVFVGGGNCQEDEHALKEEAHALGLQSLLTITGLLPRQEAWAHVLKADVCLSYIPPSPVFDVGSPTKLVEYLALNKAVVANDHPEQREILTQSGAGLCVASTEQAFAEGVLHLLSHPEEAKLMAERGRPYIASRRDYPLLAEMLEQKYFTILQRHSNS